Proteins encoded together in one Ictidomys tridecemlineatus isolate mIctTri1 chromosome 3, mIctTri1.hap1, whole genome shotgun sequence window:
- the Zacn gene encoding ligand-gated cation channel ZACN, with the protein MPHWAQTIGVAKPKIPVLEQSSCLPQIAQAPALGLGPQNNFNLYPSAWPSSLDLNSPLEVHETIQIPNNGSAPLQVSVQVFVSNVFNVDILRYTVSSMMMLRLSWLDARLAWNASAHSRHAVTLPCESLWTPGLTIREALWVDWKDQNPQARVDPDGHVELNLALTTETNCDFELLHFPRDKSDCSLSFFAFSNTVRELEFRAHAVNEIVSVKREYVVRDLKTQVLPLQVVPCFQVTLSLKNTALKSIIALLVPGEALLLADVCGGLLPLQATERIAYKVTLLLGYLVFHSSLVQALPSSSSCNPLLIHYFTVLLLLLFLSTIETVLLAGLLARDSLGDKSSPIPGPRREQRKENLGPNSEADPSGGKRSRRSWAEAADHAFFLVYVTSVVCSQLIFAGTWIWATCKSDPAPGKALPHGGPPKL; encoded by the exons atgccccactgggCCCA AACCATAGGGGTTGCTAAGCCCAAGATCCCAGTCCTTGAGCAGAGCAGCTGCCTCCCTCAAATTGCTCAGGCCCCAG CTTTGGGATTGGGGCCTCAAAATAACTTCAACCTTTACCCCTCAGCCTGGCCATCCTCCCTTGACCTCAACTCACCCCTAGAGGTCCATGAAACCATCCAGATTCCTAACAATGGGAGTGCACCCCTGCAAGTGAGCGTGCAGGTGTTTGTGTCCAATGTGTTTAATGTG GACATCCTGCGGTACACAGTGTCTTCTATGATGATGCTGAGGCTG TCCTGGCTGGATGCTCGCCTGGCCTGGAATGCTAGTGCACACTCTCGGCATGCAGTCACACTGCCCTGTGAATCACTCTGGACGCCTGGACTCACCATCCGGGAAGC GCTCTGGGTGGACTGGAAGGACCAGAACCCACAGGCCCGAGTAGACCCAGATGGCCATGTGGAGCTTAACCTGGCTCTCACCACAGAGACCAACTGCGACTTTGAGCTCCTCCACTTCCCCAGAGACAAGAGCGACTGCAGCCTCAGCTTCTTTGCTTTTAGCAACACTG TGAGGGAGCTGGAGTTCCGGGCCCATGCGGTGAATGAGATTGTGAGTGTCAAGAGGGAATATGTGGTTCGTGACTTAAAAACCCAAGTCCTGCCCCTGCAGGTAGTACCCTGCTTCCAGGTGACG ctGAGCCTGAAGAACACAGCACTCAAGTCCATCATAGCGCTGCTGGTACCTGGAGAGGCACTGCTGTTGGCTGATGTGTGTGGGGGGCTTTTGCCCCTCCAGGCTACCGAACGCATTGCCTACAAGGTGACATTGCTGCTGGGCTACCTGGTCTTCCACTCCTCCCTGGTGCAGGCCTTGCCCAGCTCCTCTTCCTGCAACCCACTGCTCA TTCACTACTTCACAGTCCTGCTACTGCTGCTCTTTCTTAGCACCATAGAGACCGTGCTGCTGGCTGGGTTGCTAGCTCGGGATAGTCTTGGAGACAAAAGTAGCCCCATCCCAGGTCCaagaagagagcagagaaaggagaaccTGGGGCCTAATTCTGAAG CAGACCCCAGCGGAGGAAAGAGGTCAAGGAGAAGCTGGGCTGAGGCTGCTGATCATGCCTTCTTCCTCGTTTATGTGACCAGTGTGGTGTGCAGCCAGCTCATCTTTGCTGGAACATGGATATGGGCAACATGCAAGTCTGACCCAGCCCCTGGCAAGGCTCTCCCTCATGGTGGGCCACCCAAGCTGTAA
- the Galr2 gene encoding galanin receptor type 2: MNGLGDWVAENASQAGGTGWQPEAVLVPLLFALIFLVGTVGNVLVLAVLLRGGQAVSTTNLFILNLGVADLCFIVCCVPFQATIYTLDGWVFGSLLCKAVHFLIFLTMHASSFTLAAVSLDRYLAIRYPLHSRELRTPRNALAAIALIWVLALLFSGPYLSYYRQSQLANLTVCHPAWSAPRRRAMDLCTFVFSYLLPVLVLGLTYTLTLRYLWRAVDPVAAGSGAQRAKRKVTRMIIIVAALFCLCWMPHHALILCVWFGHFPLTGATYALRIFSHLVSYANSCVNPIVYALVSKHFRKGFRKIFAGLLDSTPRQASGRVCIAAPGTHSGSVLERESTDLTHVSEVAGLPVSVRDLASCAASGPSQHQKTLNILTVNET, encoded by the exons ATGAATGGTTTGGGAGACTGGGTGGCCGAGAACGCGAGCCAGGCGGGCGGCACGGGCTGGCAACCCGAGGCTGTCCTCGTGCCCCTGCTCTTCGCTCTCATCTTCCTCGTGGGCACCGTCGGCAACGTGCTGGTGCTGGCCGTGCTGCTGCGAGGCGGCCAGGCTGTCAGCACCACCAATCTGTTTATCCTCAACCTGGGCGTGGCCGACCTGTGTTTCATCGTGTGCTGCGTGCCCTTCCAGGCCACCATCTACACCTTGGACGGCTGGGTGTTCGGTTCGCTGCTCTGCAAGGCCGTGCACTTTCTCATCTTCCTCACCATGCACGCCAGCAGCTTCACGTTAGCTGCCGTCTCCCTGGACAG GTATCTGGCCATCCGCTATCCGCTGCACTCCCGCGAGCTGCGCACGCCTCGAAACGCGCTGGCAGCCATCGCTCTCATCTGGGTGCTGGCGCTGCTCTTCTCTGGGCCCTACCTGAGCTACTACCGCCAGTCGCAGCTGGCCAACCTGACAGTGTGCCACCCAGCATGGAGCGCGCCACGCCGCCGCGCCATGGACCTCTGCACCTTTGTCTTTAGCTACTTGTTGCCAGTGCTGGTTCTTGGACTGACCTACACGCTCACTCTGCGCTACCTCTGGCGCGCCGTCGACCCGGTGGCTGCGGGCTCTGGTGCCCAACGCGCCAAGCGCAAGGTGACACGTATGATTATCATTGTGGCCGCGCTCTTTTGCCTCTGTTGGATGCCCCACCACGCGCTTATCCTCTGCGTGTGGTTCGGTCACTTTCCGCTCACGGGCGCCACTTATGCGCTGCGCATCTTCTCACACCTGGTCTCCTATGCCAACTCCTGCGTCAACCCCATCGTCTATGCGCTGGTCTCCAAGCATTTCCGCAAGGGCTTCCGCAAAATCTTCGCAGGCCTGCTGGACAGCACACCACGCCAAGCCTCAGGTCGCGTGTGCATTGCGGCACCTGGCACCCACAGTGGCAGTGTGCTGGAGCGTGAGTCCACCGATCTGACGCATGTGAGCGAGGTGGCTGGGCTCCCTGTCTCTGTCCGGGATCTTGCCAGCTGTGCAGCCTCTGGCCCTTCCCAGCACCAAAAGACCCTCAACATCCTGACAGTTAATGAGACCTGA